In Palaeococcus ferrophilus DSM 13482, the genomic window GAGGTCATAACCGGGCCAATGTTTGCCGGCAAAACGACGGAGCTCATAAAGCGCGTTGAGAGGCAGATTTTCGCCAAGAGGAAGGCGGCTTTGTTCAAACCATCCATAGACACCCGCTATTCCGAAGACCACGTGGTGGCCCACAACGGGCTGAGGTACGAAGCTTACATAGTCCCCACGACGGAGGAGGGCGTGAAAAAAATCGTTGACCTGACGAAGGAGGAGGGGTACGAAGTCATAGGCATTGATGAGGTGCAGTTCTTCCATCCTTCCATCGTCGAGGCCCTCAACGAACTGGCGGATGAGGGCGTCTACGTGATAGCATCGGGCTTAAACCTCGACTTCAAGGGGGAGCCATTTGATGTAACGCGCGAACTCCTCGTCAGAGCGGACAACGTGGTCTACCTGACGGCGGTTTGCACGGTCTGTGGAAGGCCAGCAACACGGAGTCAGCGCCTCATAGATGGAAAGCCCGCCCCGAAGGATTCTCCCGTGATACTTGTTGGGGGAAGGGAGAGCTACGAAGCAAGATGCAGACTCCACCACGAGGTGATTTGAGTGAAAGCGAGGATAAGGGAGCGGTTCAAGTTCGAGGCGGCCCACGCCGTGAAAATAGGCGGAAACACGGAGGAAATTCACGGCCACACGTTCAGGCTCGAGGTTACGGTGGAGGGAGGCATTGAGAGGGGCTACGTCATGGACTTCCTTGAGCTCAGGGCACTGG contains:
- a CDS encoding thymidine kinase; protein product: MNHEGFLEVITGPMFAGKTTELIKRVERQIFAKRKAALFKPSIDTRYSEDHVVAHNGLRYEAYIVPTTEEGVKKIVDLTKEEGYEVIGIDEVQFFHPSIVEALNELADEGVYVIASGLNLDFKGEPFDVTRELLVRADNVVYLTAVCTVCGRPATRSQRLIDGKPAPKDSPVILVGGRESYEARCRLHHEVI